The sequence ATTTGATCGCCTCGCTGCCCAGCACGCCCGGCTGTGCCTTTTTGAGAAAACGGTAGAGCGGGTGGGCATCATCGCCGTTGACGTCGATCTTGGCGAACATCGGGAAAGTAACGCCGAAATTGCTCCGGCAGAAGGTCATGATCTCCTTTTCGGTCCCTGGCTCCTGGGAACCGAACTGGTTGCAGGGGAAACCGAGGACGACGAGGCCCCTGGACTTGTACTTTTCATAGAGCGCTTCGAGCCCTTCGTACTGCGGGGTATAGCCGCAGCGGCTCGCGACGTTGACGAT is a genomic window of Sulfurimonas sp. HSL1-2 containing:
- a CDS encoding glutathione peroxidase; this encodes MTDIYAIDVKRIDGTPATLAPYRGEVMLIVNVASRCGYTPQYEGLEALYEKYKSRGLVVLGFPCNQFGSQEPGTEKEIMTFCRSNFGVTFPMFAKIDVNGDDAHPLYRFLKKAQPGVLGSEAIKWNFTKFLVDRSGNVVERFAPSTKPKALESAIENLLEAQ